The Streptomyces armeniacus genomic interval TCAGATCGTGTAAAGAGACCGCTTCTCGCCTGCGTGGGCGGGGTGGAATAGGTTGGGCCGGGCGTCACGCCGCTGCCGCACGCCGTATGAGCTGAGCACGAGGGGATCACCTATGACCATGCGCAAGGGCACCAACGTTCCCGTACCGGCCCCGGCCGTACGGGTGGAGCTGGGCTGGCACGCCGGTCCCGGAGTGCCGGACGTGGACGCCTCCGCCCTGCTGCTGGTTTCCGGCAAGGTACGGTCCGACGCCGACTTCGTCTTCTACAACCAGCCGCAGGACCCGGTGGGCGCCGTCCGGCACGAGGGCAAGCGCACCGAGGGGGCGACGGTGACCGACGGCCTCTCCGTCGCGCTGGAGCGCGTCGAGCCGGCCATCGAGACGATCGTCGTCGCGGCCTCGGCCGACAGCGGCAGCTTCGGGCAGGTGCCGGGACTGTACGTACGGGTGCTGGACGCGGCGGGCGGCGCCGAACTCGCGCGGTTCGACAGCACGGACGCCAGCAGCGAGACCGCGTTCGTGCTGGGCGAGCTGTACCGCAGGCAGGGCAGCTGGAAGTTCCGCGCCGTCGGCCAGGGCTACGACACCGGACTGGCCGGGCTGGCAACGGACTTCGGCATCAGCGTGGACGAGCCGCAGGCACCGGCCGCGCCCCAGGCGCCGTCGCTTATACACATCTTACGCTGCACACGAAGGCCTACGGGTAGATCCCGTGGGGTGCCGGTGCCTCGAAAAAAACCACCCGCCTCTTCCCCGGCGTCACGCTGCCCCTGTGCGCCGCGGTGTTCACCCGCTGCCGCGGGCCGCAGCGCCAGATCACCGCCGAGGTAAAGCATGCGACCGTCACCGGCACCCGCGACGAGAACTTCCGGCAGATCGAGCAACTCCTGAGCCCATCCGGCCAGCACGCATGCGGCGGGCCCACACCCCACCTCCACGAAGGGCAGCCCCGGGCACCACCAACCCCCCGCCCCGCCCGTTCAGCCCTCAGCCCCGTGCCGCTGTCTCCAGCCGGTCCAGCATCCCGCCGACCACGGGCACCCTCGCCAGGTCCGGCAGGGTCAGCGCCACGACCTCCCGCCGTACGTCCGGCTCCAGCCGCACCGTCGCGACGCCCTGCGTACGCACCGAGCGGACGGCCAGCTCCGGCAGCACGGCCACGCCCAGACCCGCGCCCACCAGGCCGACGACCGCCGGATAGTCGTCGGTCGCGAAGTCGATCCGCGGGGTGAAACCGGCGCGCTCGCACACGTCCACCAGATGGGCGCGGCAGCGCGGGCAGCCCGCGATCCACGGCTCCTCGGCGAGGGTGCCGATGCCCACCACCGGCGCGTCCGCGAACCGGTGCTCCGCCGGGACCAGCCCCACCAGCCGGTCCGCCAGCAGCGGGCGTACGACCAGGTCGTCCCACTCGGGCGAGGGCTCGTAGCGGAACGCGAGCGCGATCTCGCAGTCCCCCGCACGCAGCATCTCCACCGACCCCGGAGGCTCCGCCTCCACCAGCGAGACACGGGTGCCGGGGTGGTCGTTCCGCATCGCGGCGACGGCCGTGGGGACGAGCGTCGAGCTGCCGCTCGGGAACGAGACCAGCCGGGCCCGCCCCGCCCGCAGCCCCGCCAGCGCCGCCACCTCCTCCTCGGCGGCGGTGAGCCC includes:
- a CDS encoding LysR family transcriptional regulator, with translation MIEARHLRVLRAVDRTGSFSAAARRLGCTQPAVSQQMKALEQSAGTPLLVRSGREMRLTEAGQALVRHAAGILAGLTAAEEEVAALAGLRAGRARLVSFPSGSSTLVPTAVAAMRNDHPGTRVSLVEAEPPGSVEMLRAGDCEIALAFRYEPSPEWDDLVVRPLLADRLVGLVPAEHRFADAPVVGIGTLAEEPWIAGCPRCRAHLVDVCERAGFTPRIDFATDDYPAVVGLVGAGLGVAVLPELAVRSVRTQGVATVRLEPDVRREVVALTLPDLARVPVVGGMLDRLETAARG